A genome region from Geodermatophilus bullaregiensis includes the following:
- a CDS encoding electron transfer flavoprotein subunit alpha/FixB family protein encodes MAEVLVLVELNPADGTVRKTTLEALTAARVLGEVSAVVAGGPGVAAGARERLAEYGAAKVYVAESPEIDEYLVAPKAEVLAQLVAQVSPAAVVIPSSPEGREVAGRLALKTGSGFLTDVTEIAADGTATQVVFAGAQIVHSKVTTGTPIYTLRGNSVAPEPAPAAGEEVPVQVSISEQARQTRVVDKVVEMKSNRPELTEAAIVVSGGRGVASAENFSIIEGLADSLGAAVGASRAAVDSGFYPHSFQVGQTGKTVSPQLYIAVGISGAIQHRAGMQTSKTIVAVNKDPEAPIFELADFGVVGDLFQVVPAATEQIAARK; translated from the coding sequence ATGGCAGAGGTCCTGGTCCTGGTCGAGCTGAACCCGGCCGACGGCACCGTCCGCAAGACCACGCTCGAGGCGCTCACCGCCGCGCGTGTCCTCGGTGAGGTCTCGGCGGTCGTCGCCGGCGGCCCCGGCGTCGCCGCCGGCGCCCGCGAGCGGCTCGCCGAGTACGGCGCGGCGAAGGTCTACGTCGCCGAGTCCCCCGAGATCGACGAGTACCTGGTCGCGCCGAAGGCCGAGGTGCTCGCGCAGCTGGTGGCGCAGGTGTCGCCGGCCGCCGTCGTCATCCCCTCCTCCCCGGAGGGCCGGGAGGTCGCCGGCCGGCTGGCGCTGAAGACCGGCAGCGGCTTCCTCACCGACGTCACCGAGATCGCCGCCGACGGCACCGCCACCCAGGTCGTCTTCGCCGGAGCGCAGATCGTGCACTCGAAGGTGACGACCGGCACGCCGATCTACACGCTGCGCGGCAACTCGGTCGCCCCCGAGCCGGCCCCCGCCGCCGGCGAGGAGGTCCCGGTGCAGGTCTCGATCTCCGAGCAGGCCAGGCAGACCCGGGTCGTGGACAAGGTCGTCGAGATGAAGAGCAACCGGCCCGAGCTCACCGAGGCGGCGATCGTCGTCTCCGGCGGTCGCGGGGTGGCGAGTGCGGAGAACTTCTCGATCATCGAGGGCCTGGCCGACTCGCTCGGTGCCGCCGTCGGCGCCTCGCGCGCCGCGGTCGACTCCGGCTTCTACCCGCACAGCTTCCAGGTCGGGCAGACCGGCAAGACCGTCTCGCCGCAGCTCTACATCGCCGTCGGCATCTCCGGTGCCATCCAGCACCGCGCCGGCATGCAGACGTCCAAGACCATCGTGGCCGTCAACAAGGACCCGGAGGCCCCGATCTTCGAGCTGGCCGACTTCGGCGTCGTCGGGGACCTGTTCCAGGTCGTCCCCGCCGCCACCGAGCAGATCGCCGCCCGCAAGTAG
- a CDS encoding ABC transporter ATP-binding protein — MTAVPAPGVTAPADLRAQPGVAVRLEGLTRRYGSVLALDRLDLEVAGGEFLALLGPSGCGKTTALRAIAGFEQVDEGRVWFDRRDVTGVPPSRRDVGMVFQAYSLFPNMTVADNVAFGLRVRRRGREERAGRAAELLELVGLADRGGRYPHQLSGGQQQRVALARALAVAPQVLLLDEPLSALDAQVRVQLREEIRRIQLELGTTTVFVTHDQAEALSVADRVGVMRAGRLEQVASPDELYERPATAFVAGFVGTMNRIPAVIGDGDVEFLGVRREVLGAPAAAGPAFALVRPEALLVEADPRGSGRVVTRTFSGATTRLAVALPDGLEVQADVPSADSQGLTPGTAVTVTPAERPALVEPAGVTP, encoded by the coding sequence ATGACCGCCGTCCCGGCCCCGGGCGTCACCGCCCCCGCCGACCTGCGCGCGCAGCCGGGGGTCGCCGTCCGGCTGGAGGGGCTGACCCGCCGCTACGGCTCGGTGCTCGCCCTCGACCGCCTGGACCTCGAGGTCGCCGGCGGGGAGTTCCTCGCCCTGCTCGGGCCCTCGGGCTGCGGCAAGACGACGGCGCTGCGGGCGATCGCCGGCTTCGAGCAGGTCGACGAGGGCCGCGTGTGGTTCGACCGCCGCGACGTCACCGGCGTCCCGCCGAGCAGGCGCGACGTCGGCATGGTGTTCCAGGCCTACAGCCTCTTCCCGAACATGACCGTGGCCGACAACGTCGCCTTCGGGCTGCGGGTGCGCCGCCGGGGCCGGGAGGAGCGCGCCGGCCGGGCCGCCGAGCTGCTCGAGCTGGTCGGGCTGGCCGATCGCGGCGGGCGCTACCCGCACCAGCTCTCCGGTGGCCAGCAGCAGCGGGTCGCGCTGGCCCGGGCGCTGGCCGTGGCGCCGCAGGTGCTGCTGCTCGACGAGCCGCTCTCGGCCCTCGACGCCCAGGTGCGCGTGCAGCTGCGCGAGGAGATCCGCCGCATCCAGCTCGAGCTCGGCACCACCACGGTGTTCGTCACCCACGACCAGGCCGAGGCGCTCTCGGTGGCCGACCGCGTCGGGGTCATGCGGGCCGGCCGGCTGGAGCAGGTGGCCTCGCCCGACGAGCTCTACGAGCGCCCGGCGACGGCGTTCGTGGCCGGCTTCGTCGGCACGATGAACCGCATCCCCGCCGTCATCGGCGACGGCGACGTCGAGTTCCTCGGCGTGCGCCGCGAGGTCCTGGGCGCCCCCGCCGCGGCCGGTCCGGCGTTCGCGCTGGTGCGGCCGGAGGCGCTGCTGGTCGAGGCCGACCCGCGGGGGAGCGGCCGGGTGGTCACCCGCACCTTCTCCGGCGCCACCACGCGCCTGGCGGTCGCGCTGCCCGACGGCCTCGAGGTGCAGGCCGACGTCCCCAGCGCCGACAGCCAGGGCCTCACCCCGGGCACCGCGGTCACCGTCACCCCGGCCGAGCGCCCGGCGCTGGTCGAGCCGGCCGGGGTCACGCCGTGA
- a CDS encoding ABC transporter permease → MPFLLYVAVFLLLPVGVLAVEAFRATDPVTFEDSWSTANIGTVTGGAYARAYLGSLQLSAVTAVLGAVLGLALAFAIVRTRQGTRSGRLLRRLVLTASGVLANFGGVPLAFAFLATIGNAGVVTAVLTGPLGLDGFSLYSTAGLAVVYLYFLVPLMVLTIIPAIEALRPQWREAADVLGASGWQYWRRVGGPVLAPPVLGATMLLFASAFAAYATAKALVGSSVPLVTLQIADSLSSNVVVGAENLGKALALGMVVLVGLVMVFYTWVQRRTSRWLA, encoded by the coding sequence GTGCCCTTCCTGCTCTACGTCGCGGTCTTCCTGCTGCTGCCGGTCGGCGTCCTGGCGGTCGAGGCGTTCCGCGCCACCGACCCGGTCACCTTCGAGGACAGCTGGTCGACGGCGAACATCGGCACGGTCACCGGCGGCGCCTACGCCCGCGCCTACCTCGGCAGCCTGCAGCTGTCGGCGGTCACCGCGGTCCTCGGCGCCGTCCTCGGGCTGGCGCTGGCCTTCGCGATCGTCCGCACCCGCCAGGGCACGAGGAGCGGCCGGCTGCTGCGCCGGCTGGTGCTCACCGCCTCCGGCGTGCTGGCCAACTTCGGCGGCGTCCCGCTGGCCTTCGCCTTCCTCGCCACCATCGGCAACGCCGGGGTGGTCACCGCCGTGCTCACCGGACCGCTGGGCCTCGACGGCTTCTCGCTCTACTCCACGGCGGGGCTGGCGGTCGTCTACCTGTACTTCCTGGTCCCGCTGATGGTGCTGACCATCATCCCGGCGATCGAGGCGCTGCGCCCGCAGTGGCGGGAGGCCGCCGACGTCCTCGGCGCCAGCGGCTGGCAGTACTGGCGCCGCGTCGGTGGGCCGGTGCTCGCCCCACCGGTGCTCGGCGCCACGATGCTGCTGTTCGCCTCGGCGTTCGCCGCCTACGCCACCGCCAAGGCGCTGGTGGGCAGCAGCGTGCCCCTGGTGACGCTGCAGATCGCCGACTCGCTGTCGAGCAACGTCGTCGTCGGCGCGGAGAACCTCGGCAAGGCGCTGGCCCTCGGCATGGTCGTGCTCGTCGGGCTGGTGATGGTCTTCTACACGTGGGTGCAGCGGCGGACGTCGCGGTGGCTGGCGTGA
- a CDS encoding PLP-dependent cysteine synthase family protein: MSSAGPDPIDVDRSDPAGRAWVDRAVAAVEADARRSADTHLLVYPLPPEWGVDLYLKDESTHPTGSLKHRLARSLFLHALCSGWITEGSTVVEASSGSTAVSEAYFARMLGLPFVAVVPASTSREKIALIERHGGRCHYVQRAPEVYEEARRLAAECGGHYLDQFTHAERATDWRGNNTIAESVFEQLALERHPVPEWVVVGAGTGGTSATFGRYLRYRRHPTRLAVVDPENSAFFPGWVEDEPAWATGMPSRIEGIGRPRVEPSFLPSVVDRMIRVPDAASLAATRHLERVTGRRAGGSTGTNLWGAFRLVAEMLAAGRTGSVVTLLCDGGERYGRTLYSDDWVAGQGLDLAPHTAVLEEFTATGRWTA, translated from the coding sequence GTGAGCAGCGCCGGGCCCGACCCCATCGACGTCGACCGCTCCGACCCCGCCGGTCGGGCGTGGGTGGACCGCGCGGTGGCCGCCGTCGAGGCCGACGCCCGGCGCAGCGCCGACACCCACCTGCTCGTGTACCCGCTGCCGCCGGAGTGGGGCGTCGACCTCTACCTCAAGGACGAGTCGACCCACCCGACCGGCAGCCTCAAGCACCGGCTGGCCCGCTCGCTGTTCCTGCACGCGCTGTGCTCGGGCTGGATCACCGAGGGCAGCACCGTGGTCGAGGCCTCCAGCGGGTCGACGGCGGTCAGCGAGGCGTACTTCGCGCGGATGCTCGGCCTGCCGTTCGTCGCGGTGGTGCCCGCCTCGACCAGCCGGGAGAAGATCGCGCTGATCGAGCGGCACGGCGGGCGCTGCCACTACGTGCAGCGGGCGCCGGAGGTGTACGAGGAGGCCCGCCGGCTGGCCGCCGAGTGCGGCGGGCACTACCTCGACCAGTTCACCCACGCCGAGCGGGCCACCGACTGGCGCGGCAACAACACCATCGCCGAGTCGGTCTTCGAGCAGCTCGCGCTCGAGCGCCACCCGGTGCCGGAGTGGGTCGTCGTCGGGGCGGGCACCGGCGGCACCAGCGCGACCTTCGGCCGCTACCTGCGCTACCGGCGGCACCCCACCCGGCTGGCCGTCGTGGACCCGGAGAACTCGGCGTTCTTCCCCGGCTGGGTGGAGGACGAGCCGGCCTGGGCCACGGGCATGCCCTCGCGCATCGAGGGGATCGGCCGGCCGCGCGTGGAGCCCTCGTTCCTGCCCTCGGTGGTCGACCGGATGATCCGCGTGCCCGACGCCGCCTCCCTGGCCGCGACCCGCCACCTCGAGCGGGTGACCGGGCGACGGGCCGGCGGCTCGACCGGCACCAACCTGTGGGGGGCGTTCCGGCTGGTCGCCGAGATGCTCGCCGCGGGCCGCACCGGGAGCGTCGTCACGCTGCTCTGCGACGGCGGCGAGCGCTACGGGCGCACGCTCTACTCCGACGACTGGGTGGCCGGTCAGGGGCTGGACCTCGCGCCGCACACGGCGGTCCTGGAGGAGTTCACCGCGACCGGCCGGTGGACGGCGTGA
- a CDS encoding ABC transporter permease subunit — MSATTGPAPGALTAGVTGAGSVEPDAPVRAGRRGRGGWRWAVFAVLGLYFLVPLAASLWFTVRDRGRGGLTADAYTGIPGAEGFAENFGRSLALAALTVLVVLLLVVPTVVLVELRLPRLRPLVELLTLVPLLLPPIALVVGVRSVLAWAPEYFFGTPLAEVFFALQEPALPWILVLVYVVLALPFVYRALDAGVRGAQLRTLTEAARVLGASWPRVMASVVLPVLRTSVLNAAFLTLALVLGEFTVANILGFETFPTWIVRVSGSQPQLSVAVSVLSLLLTWLLLLLISALDRRRREEEPA; from the coding sequence GTGAGCGCGACGACCGGCCCGGCCCCGGGCGCGCTGACGGCGGGCGTGACCGGCGCCGGCAGCGTCGAGCCGGACGCGCCGGTGCGGGCCGGCCGCCGGGGTCGTGGCGGGTGGCGCTGGGCGGTCTTCGCCGTCCTCGGCCTGTACTTCCTCGTGCCGCTGGCCGCCTCGCTGTGGTTCACCGTGCGCGACCGCGGGCGCGGCGGGCTGACCGCGGACGCCTACACGGGCATCCCGGGTGCGGAGGGCTTCGCGGAGAACTTCGGCCGCTCGCTGGCGCTGGCCGCGCTCACCGTGCTGGTCGTCCTGCTGCTCGTGGTGCCCACCGTGGTGCTCGTGGAGCTGCGGCTGCCGCGGCTGCGCCCGCTGGTCGAGCTGCTCACCCTCGTGCCGCTGCTGCTGCCGCCGATCGCGCTGGTCGTGGGCGTGCGCAGCGTGCTGGCCTGGGCACCGGAGTACTTCTTCGGGACGCCGCTGGCCGAGGTGTTCTTCGCGCTCCAGGAGCCGGCCCTGCCGTGGATCCTGGTGCTGGTCTACGTCGTCCTGGCGCTGCCGTTCGTCTACCGGGCGCTGGACGCCGGCGTCCGTGGCGCGCAGCTGCGCACGCTCACCGAGGCCGCCCGGGTGCTCGGCGCCTCGTGGCCGCGGGTGATGGCCTCGGTGGTGCTGCCGGTGCTGCGCACGTCGGTGCTCAACGCCGCGTTCCTCACCCTGGCGCTGGTGCTCGGGGAGTTCACGGTGGCCAACATCCTCGGCTTCGAGACCTTCCCGACCTGGATCGTGCGCGTCTCGGGCTCGCAGCCACAGCTGTCGGTGGCCGTCTCGGTGCTGTCGCTGCTGCTCACCTGGCTGCTGCTGTTGCTGATCTCCGCGCTGGACCGCCGGCGCCGCGAGGAGGAGCCCGCATGA
- a CDS encoding serine/threonine-protein kinase produces the protein MSAREFGHYRLEEMLGVGGMGEVWRARDTRRDRLVALKLLPEHLNRDSEFASRFRRESHVAARLREPHVIPIHDYGELDGRLFIDMRLVDGRDLGRLLEDGPLAPERAVALVSQVADALEAAHADGLVHRDVKPSNVLVTPNDFVYVVDFGIARSIGSTRTSLTITGATVGTLDYMAPERFTDQPIDGRVDVYSLACVLSQCLTGRRPFGGEDLPALLYAHLYADPPRPSQLVPGVPPALDDVVARGMAKRPEDRYATPRELTDAARAALHEAPAPVAAAWGTPAATATAPRSVEPAGTATAPPTVLGLRSGDGTHNSVQQLPSGPAGPPFGGPPHPGPPGTPGSPPRRRRGRRVALVTALVLVLVAAGVVGWLWQRDDGGSGTGAAGTGTPGGTTESTPGSTLAPESSAPATPPSEPPATSLAVPTQVGDPIQVPPTPGFLAVAPNGRYAYIAHRAEGIVSVLDLNSLGVVSRIRIEAGPPQFITFSPDGSRAYVTVSNADYTVNAVAFLDTTTNRVIQSVPVGLRPFAPATSPDGRLLYVPLHNEGRVQVLDTTSGTQVASYTVPANPHWIAVSADGRTGYAANHESDVMSVLDLADAGRVLQQIPAGDSPHSVAISPDGSLVAVVAYDSSELRLLDTASGEVRTLPIGLRPQDVSWAADGRHLYTADVEGDTMSVVDTEILEVTASPTTGNSPTSVAVSPDGERAYVTNLDDATVVVYQLTA, from the coding sequence ATGAGCGCCCGAGAGTTCGGCCACTACCGCCTCGAGGAGATGCTCGGCGTCGGGGGCATGGGCGAGGTGTGGCGCGCCCGGGACACCCGCCGCGACCGGCTCGTGGCCCTCAAGCTGCTGCCGGAGCACCTCAACCGGGACTCCGAGTTCGCCAGCCGGTTCCGCCGCGAGTCGCACGTCGCCGCCCGGCTGCGCGAGCCGCACGTCATCCCGATCCACGACTACGGCGAGCTCGACGGCCGGCTGTTCATCGACATGCGGCTGGTCGACGGCCGCGACCTCGGCCGGCTGCTGGAGGACGGCCCCCTGGCCCCCGAGCGGGCGGTGGCCCTGGTGTCCCAGGTCGCCGACGCGCTGGAGGCCGCCCACGCCGACGGTCTGGTGCACCGCGACGTCAAGCCGAGCAACGTCCTGGTGACGCCGAACGACTTCGTCTACGTCGTCGACTTCGGCATCGCCCGCTCGATCGGCAGCACGCGGACGTCGCTGACCATCACCGGCGCGACGGTCGGGACGCTGGACTACATGGCGCCCGAGCGCTTCACCGACCAGCCGATCGACGGCCGGGTCGACGTCTACTCGCTGGCCTGCGTGCTCTCCCAGTGCCTCACCGGCCGGCGCCCGTTCGGGGGCGAGGACCTCCCGGCGCTGCTCTACGCCCACCTCTACGCCGACCCGCCACGGCCCAGCCAGCTGGTCCCGGGCGTGCCCCCGGCACTCGACGACGTCGTGGCCCGCGGGATGGCCAAGCGCCCCGAGGACCGCTACGCCACGCCGCGGGAGCTGACCGACGCAGCGCGGGCGGCCCTGCACGAGGCCCCCGCCCCGGTCGCCGCCGCGTGGGGGACGCCCGCCGCGACGGCGACGGCCCCGCGGTCGGTCGAGCCGGCCGGGACCGCGACCGCCCCGCCCACCGTGCTCGGCCTGCGCTCCGGCGACGGCACGCACAACTCGGTCCAGCAGCTGCCCTCGGGGCCGGCCGGTCCCCCGTTCGGCGGGCCTCCGCACCCCGGTCCCCCCGGGACGCCCGGCTCCCCGCCGCGCCGGCGCCGCGGCCGGCGGGTCGCGCTGGTGACCGCACTGGTGCTCGTCCTGGTCGCGGCCGGGGTCGTGGGCTGGCTGTGGCAGCGCGACGACGGCGGGAGCGGCACGGGCGCGGCCGGCACCGGCACCCCGGGCGGCACGACGGAGAGCACCCCCGGGAGCACGCTGGCGCCCGAGTCGAGCGCACCGGCGACCCCGCCGAGCGAGCCGCCGGCGACCAGCCTCGCCGTCCCCACCCAGGTCGGGGACCCGATCCAGGTGCCGCCGACGCCCGGTTTCCTGGCGGTCGCGCCCAACGGCCGCTACGCCTACATCGCGCACCGCGCGGAGGGCATCGTCAGCGTGCTCGACCTGAACTCCCTGGGCGTCGTCTCACGGATCCGGATCGAGGCCGGCCCACCGCAGTTCATCACCTTCTCCCCCGACGGCAGCCGCGCCTACGTCACCGTCTCCAACGCCGACTACACCGTGAACGCCGTCGCCTTCCTGGACACCACCACCAACCGGGTGATCCAGTCGGTCCCCGTGGGCCTGCGGCCGTTCGCGCCGGCCACCTCGCCGGACGGGCGGCTGCTCTACGTCCCGCTGCACAACGAGGGCCGGGTGCAGGTGCTCGACACCACGTCCGGCACGCAGGTGGCCTCCTACACCGTCCCGGCCAACCCGCACTGGATCGCGGTCTCCGCCGACGGGCGCACCGGGTACGCCGCCAACCACGAGTCCGACGTGATGAGCGTGCTGGACCTCGCCGACGCCGGCCGGGTGCTGCAGCAGATCCCGGCCGGTGACTCGCCGCACAGCGTCGCCATCTCACCCGACGGCAGCCTGGTCGCGGTGGTCGCCTACGACAGCAGCGAGCTGCGCCTGCTCGACACCGCCAGCGGCGAGGTGCGGACGCTGCCGATCGGCCTCAGACCGCAGGACGTCTCCTGGGCGGCGGACGGCCGGCACCTCTACACCGCCGACGTCGAAGGCGACACGATGTCGGTGGTCGACACCGAGATCCTCGAGGTGACCGCGAGCCCCACCACGGGCAACAGCCCGACCAGCGTCGCGGTGTCACCGGACGGGGAGCGCGCCTACGTCACCAACCTCGACGACGCGACCGTGGTGGTCTACCAGCTCACGGCGTGA
- a CDS encoding FHA domain-containing protein has protein sequence MITALVGVQGRLEGQRFPLGRTAVTLGRGDTNDVVLASRFASRVHAEVRREGEGFALHDLDSDNGTWVNGAQVSVHPLEPGDEIRIGDEVFRFESWESATIAGPVDHLAAGSPDVLRVTITGGGPVGLTLALLLDHLMGPRVAVRVHDRRWMRVGDHLEWTTYEKGNVRREQVVTLQSRQYLRLPPHVQERLFAAAEDWSQMWPLGPDSVEGAAPRNTPVRFIEDKLLELANERSERITLVPELFDAAEARDDLVQQHVLAICEGGRSRTRDHFADRFGTPDTSMYSVDGEHVQDMVLGLRVASQLPDPTAVLLTVSQNRFLLNSLRGEGFLNMRLTDQEAQEAVGINPVRQVFSPCIQSAPCVLERQPDGEYVCETHRTFFLPALLKGSALWTRVQEGLRLFGVPEDRLTAVTGFRLDMVQRPRFTAQLYPPTRTTPGTFAFLLGDAGNAIHFWPGRGLNSGLASAISLARNLATAWRGMPLRDADLVRHEAVMAMLQYRHKTRAWRQMVTVDATGRPRTIKGQLAQGIAEGDQGAFDRAADLEVLMERLRRNRTRLESRLAGLPDDAALRAQLEPLAGPTLHTMVAGGAWDTGNVGGEEVDVGWLLPEPATVPAPAPSAAELRATRRVSADRLAAAPVPAPREAAHRDPAPPAPGPRA, from the coding sequence ATGATCACCGCACTCGTCGGAGTCCAGGGACGGCTGGAGGGGCAGCGGTTCCCGCTCGGCCGCACCGCCGTGACGCTGGGCCGGGGCGACACCAACGACGTCGTCCTCGCCAGCCGCTTCGCCTCGCGGGTGCACGCCGAGGTGCGCCGCGAGGGTGAGGGGTTCGCCCTCCACGACCTCGACAGCGACAACGGGACCTGGGTCAACGGCGCCCAGGTCTCCGTCCACCCGCTCGAGCCGGGCGACGAGATCCGCATCGGCGACGAGGTCTTCCGCTTCGAGAGCTGGGAGTCGGCCACCATCGCCGGCCCGGTCGACCACCTCGCCGCCGGGTCACCGGACGTCCTGCGGGTCACCATCACCGGCGGCGGGCCGGTCGGCCTGACCCTGGCCCTGCTGCTGGACCACCTGATGGGGCCGCGGGTGGCGGTCCGGGTCCACGACCGCCGGTGGATGCGGGTCGGCGACCACCTGGAGTGGACGACCTACGAGAAGGGCAACGTCCGCCGCGAGCAGGTCGTCACCCTGCAGAGCCGCCAGTACCTGCGGCTGCCGCCGCACGTGCAGGAGCGGCTGTTCGCCGCTGCCGAGGACTGGTCGCAGATGTGGCCGCTCGGCCCGGACTCCGTCGAGGGCGCCGCGCCGCGCAACACCCCGGTCCGGTTCATCGAGGACAAGCTGCTCGAGCTGGCCAACGAGCGGTCCGAGCGGATCACGCTCGTCCCGGAGCTGTTCGACGCCGCCGAGGCCCGCGACGACCTGGTGCAGCAGCACGTGCTGGCCATCTGCGAGGGCGGCCGCTCGCGCACCCGCGACCACTTCGCCGACCGGTTCGGGACACCGGACACCTCGATGTACTCGGTGGACGGCGAGCACGTGCAGGACATGGTCCTCGGCCTGCGGGTGGCCTCCCAGCTGCCCGACCCGACCGCCGTGCTGCTGACCGTGTCGCAGAACCGGTTCCTGCTCAACTCGCTGCGCGGCGAGGGCTTCCTCAACATGCGGCTGACCGACCAGGAGGCGCAGGAGGCCGTGGGGATCAACCCCGTGCGGCAGGTGTTCTCCCCCTGCATCCAGTCCGCGCCCTGCGTCCTGGAGCGGCAGCCGGACGGCGAGTACGTGTGCGAGACCCACCGCACGTTCTTCCTGCCGGCGCTGCTCAAGGGCTCGGCGCTGTGGACGCGGGTGCAGGAGGGGCTGCGGCTCTTCGGCGTCCCCGAGGACCGGCTGACCGCCGTGACCGGGTTCCGGCTGGACATGGTCCAGCGGCCCCGGTTCACCGCGCAGCTGTACCCGCCGACCCGCACGACCCCGGGGACCTTCGCCTTCCTGCTCGGCGACGCGGGCAACGCCATCCACTTCTGGCCCGGCCGCGGCCTCAACAGCGGCCTGGCCTCGGCGATCTCCCTGGCGCGCAACCTGGCCACGGCCTGGCGCGGGATGCCGCTGCGCGACGCGGACCTCGTCCGCCACGAGGCGGTCATGGCGATGCTGCAGTACCGGCACAAGACACGCGCCTGGCGGCAGATGGTGACCGTCGACGCCACCGGCCGGCCGCGGACGATCAAGGGCCAGCTCGCCCAGGGCATCGCGGAGGGCGACCAGGGCGCCTTCGACCGGGCCGCCGACCTCGAGGTCCTGATGGAGCGGCTGCGGCGCAACCGGACCCGGCTGGAGTCCCGCCTGGCCGGGCTGCCCGACGACGCGGCGCTGCGCGCCCAGCTGGAGCCGCTCGCCGGCCCCACGCTGCACACGATGGTCGCCGGCGGCGCCTGGGACACCGGGAACGTCGGCGGCGAGGAGGTCGACGTCGGCTGGCTGCTCCCCGAGCCGGCGACCGTCCCGGCACCGGCGCCCTCGGCCGCCGAGCTCCGGGCCACCCGGCGCGTGAGCGCCGACCGGCTCGCGGCCGCCCCGGTGCCCGCGCCCCGTGAGGCCGCACACCGGGACCCGGCGCCTCCCGCACCGGGCCCCCGGGCCTGA
- a CDS encoding electron transfer flavoprotein subunit beta/FixA family protein gives MNIVVLVKQVPDSGTQRSLDPSDNTVARATADNVINEIDEYAIEEALQVKQAQGGEVTILTVGPASATDAIRKALSMGADKAVHVTDDAIHGSCAIQTSGVLAAALQQLDYDLILMGATSTDGQVAVMPALLAERLGIPQLSGAQKLTVEGSTVKVERQTDGGFWALEAQLPAIVSTWDTINEPRYPSFKGIMAAKKKPVETKSLADLGVDPSTVGLATATSAVVDFAGRPPKGEGVKVTDEGDGAEKLVGFLAEQKLV, from the coding sequence ATGAACATCGTCGTTCTGGTCAAGCAGGTCCCCGACTCCGGCACCCAGCGCTCGCTGGACCCGTCGGACAACACCGTCGCCCGCGCCACCGCGGACAACGTCATCAACGAGATCGACGAGTACGCGATCGAGGAGGCCCTGCAGGTCAAGCAGGCGCAGGGCGGTGAGGTCACCATCCTGACCGTCGGCCCGGCCAGCGCCACCGACGCCATCCGCAAGGCGCTGTCGATGGGCGCGGACAAGGCCGTGCACGTGACCGACGACGCCATCCACGGCTCGTGCGCCATCCAGACCTCCGGGGTCCTGGCCGCGGCGCTGCAGCAGCTGGACTACGACCTGATCCTCATGGGTGCGACGTCGACCGACGGCCAGGTCGCCGTCATGCCGGCGCTGCTGGCCGAGCGGCTGGGCATCCCGCAGCTGTCGGGCGCCCAGAAGCTCACCGTCGAGGGCTCCACGGTCAAGGTCGAGCGGCAGACCGACGGCGGTTTCTGGGCGCTGGAGGCGCAGCTGCCGGCCATCGTGTCCACCTGGGACACCATCAACGAGCCGCGCTACCCCTCGTTCAAGGGGATCATGGCCGCCAAGAAGAAGCCGGTCGAGACCAAGTCGCTGGCCGACCTGGGCGTCGACCCCTCCACCGTGGGCCTGGCCACCGCCACCAGCGCGGTCGTCGACTTCGCCGGCCGCCCGCCCAAGGGCGAGGGCGTGAAGGTCACCGACGAGGGCGACGGCGCGGAGAAGCTCGTGGGCTTCCTGGCCGAGCAGAAGCTCGTCTGA